From the Nocardiopsis changdeensis genome, one window contains:
- a CDS encoding DUF5998 family protein has protein sequence MSTDWRLEIERSGYYPALVIDAVATALGDESAEAFVVHHEATFDPAMEMRRHITVMLLTATRLVVCHTDEHPPTEPGGTSHASTTTDSIQLGNIQSVALTRVVPNPAQYTPGSMPSELVLSVNLSVNWGAVAHIDLEPASCADESCELDHGYTGAITAEPLTLRVSEAADGAEAVATMLNFANALSAATR, from the coding sequence GTGTCCACGGACTGGCGGCTGGAGATCGAACGCAGCGGCTACTATCCCGCGCTGGTGATCGACGCCGTCGCCACGGCCCTGGGCGACGAGAGCGCCGAGGCGTTCGTCGTGCACCACGAGGCGACCTTCGACCCGGCGATGGAGATGCGGCGGCACATCACCGTCATGCTGCTCACCGCCACCCGGCTCGTGGTGTGCCACACCGACGAGCACCCGCCCACCGAGCCCGGCGGCACCTCGCACGCGTCCACCACCACCGACAGCATCCAGCTCGGCAACATCCAGTCGGTCGCCCTCACCAGGGTCGTGCCCAACCCCGCGCAGTACACGCCCGGGAGCATGCCCAGCGAGCTGGTCCTCAGCGTCAACCTCTCCGTCAACTGGGGCGCGGTCGCCCACATCGACCTGGAGCCGGCCTCCTGCGCCGACGAGAGCTGCGAGCTCGACCACGGCTACACCGGCGCCATCACCGCCGAGCCGCTCACCCTGCGGGTGAGCGAGGCGGCCGACGGGGCCGAGGCCGTCGCCACCATGCTGAACTTCGCGAACGCGCTGTCGGCGGCCACCCGCTGA
- a CDS encoding enoyl-CoA hydratase-related protein, with the protein MTQHSSPTPKDDTPLVRLDVDRGVATVTLDSPRNRNALSARLRSELSKALSDAMADDEVRAVVLTGTGPVFCAGADLKEVAAALAGEPVEPAPELPEVFEQIMGAPKPVIAVLNGAARAGGIGLVAAADIALAPKSATFAFTEVRIGVVPAIISVPVSARMHSRQLSRYFLTGELFDASAAAKAGLITQAVPDRDMAHALDAVLQGIRGSAPKALSRTKELLGELGAGALAAPERRAEAFARMGELSAEFFAGEDAAEGRLSFFEKRPPRWAR; encoded by the coding sequence ATGACGCAGCACTCGTCCCCGACGCCCAAGGACGACACGCCCCTGGTACGCCTCGACGTGGACAGGGGAGTGGCCACGGTCACCCTCGACTCCCCCCGCAACCGCAACGCGCTGTCCGCGCGGCTGCGGTCGGAGCTCTCCAAGGCGCTGTCCGACGCCATGGCCGACGACGAGGTGCGCGCCGTCGTCCTCACCGGCACCGGGCCCGTGTTCTGCGCCGGGGCAGACCTCAAGGAGGTCGCCGCCGCGCTGGCCGGGGAACCCGTCGAGCCCGCCCCGGAGCTGCCGGAGGTCTTCGAGCAGATCATGGGAGCCCCCAAGCCCGTCATCGCCGTCCTCAACGGCGCCGCCCGCGCCGGCGGCATCGGCCTGGTCGCCGCCGCCGACATCGCCCTGGCCCCCAAGAGCGCCACCTTCGCGTTCACCGAGGTGCGCATCGGAGTGGTGCCCGCGATCATCTCCGTCCCCGTGTCCGCCCGGATGCACTCGCGCCAGCTCAGCCGCTACTTCCTCACCGGCGAGCTCTTCGACGCCTCCGCCGCCGCCAAGGCCGGGCTCATCACCCAGGCGGTGCCCGACCGCGACATGGCGCACGCCCTCGACGCCGTCCTCCAGGGCATCCGCGGCTCCGCGCCCAAGGCGCTCTCGCGCACCAAGGAGCTGCTCGGCGAACTCGGCGCCGGGGCGCTGGCCGCCCCCGAGCGGCGGGCCGAGGCGTTCGCCCGCATGGGGGAGCTGTCCGCCGAGTTCTTCGCCGGCGAGGACGCCGCCGAGGGCCGGCTGTCCTTCTTCGAGAAGCGCCCGCCGCGCTGGGCCAGGTGA
- a CDS encoding MBL fold metallo-hydrolase, with translation MSYSGDTRVGGPADLRRLPHLTITKISVGPMENNAYLLRCRSTGEAALIDAAAEPDRILELIGADGLDRVITTHRHQDHWQALAEVVGETGARTVAHPEDGEELPVSVDEPVVHGSRISVGDCHLTVIHLRGHTPGSIALRYDDPEGHVHLFTGDSLFPGGVGRTWSDEDFRTLLGDVEERVFGVLPDDTWVYPGHGRDTTLGVERPHLDEWRERGW, from the coding sequence GTGAGCTACTCCGGAGATACCAGGGTCGGCGGCCCCGCCGACCTGCGACGACTACCGCATCTGACCATCACCAAGATCAGCGTCGGCCCCATGGAGAACAACGCCTACCTGTTGCGTTGCCGCTCCACCGGCGAGGCCGCCCTCATCGACGCCGCCGCCGAGCCCGACCGTATCCTCGAACTCATCGGCGCCGACGGCCTCGACCGGGTGATCACCACCCACCGCCACCAGGACCACTGGCAGGCCCTGGCCGAGGTGGTCGGGGAGACCGGCGCCCGCACCGTGGCCCACCCCGAGGACGGCGAGGAACTGCCCGTCTCCGTCGACGAGCCCGTCGTCCACGGCTCGCGGATCTCCGTGGGGGACTGCCACCTCACCGTCATCCACCTGCGCGGCCACACGCCCGGGTCGATCGCGCTGCGCTACGACGACCCCGAGGGGCACGTCCACCTGTTCACCGGCGACAGCCTCTTCCCGGGCGGGGTCGGCCGCACCTGGTCCGACGAGGACTTCCGAACCCTTCTCGGCGACGTCGAGGAGCGCGTGTTCGGGGTCCTGCCCGACGACACCTGGGTCTACCCCGGCCACGGGCGCGACACCACTCTGGGAGTGGAGCGCCCCCACCTGGACGAGTGGCGCGAACGGGGCTGGTGA
- a CDS encoding CHAT domain-containing protein translates to MVLGVALAERGLFDRTVEILDDTHVRLRRHPLAEEAAPVLPGFLANLGLARILCGGFGAAEDHLEEARSLALDRDLHLLELVTRQNLGCLALRRGDAAGAIATFTGLAHRLPTDRREALCADLAEALLAEGHLEEAALTLADGPWAHGRSAQPVTLLVEAKLRLLRGDRHRARELARRVRETHGPGSLWYRLAVRLEEMAERVCAAPLDWSSASPQERAHAALELRRPVSASEPVPRLVAAHRAVDVQLPPWPPAPRTAGGARAARTEQSPPEPRAPRAPGGPAGHRPAGGVHRAGERRAAPGSRLTRESQEVRGPWAAFAGPAEADPRVLGDPQVARAGVEVSLARGDLRGALEWAEFTVPPAPRVPAGRCDPVVERYREALANGRDRHCLVYARRWERARYAQGAAARECAPVGARLAGLLGGRAFVRLVVVGDVVALVVVEGRVHARSLGPPARVAREFGAALAPVLELVDDRPLVVAADPRLGHPPWGALPGLRGRPVAVVPSARAWADRVVRPLPRWRRVLLAAGPAPRGAVREVADLGRVHSRAHRAVRVGEVAAGAAGCDLVHLSGHGRVAERSPLLSSVALADGPLLALDLVSAAPPKVVVLTSCGAGRFAGALLEAGVRAVVASPAPVRDAGTGRAVAGFHRALAAGAAPPEAVAAHLGRHGFVCLGA, encoded by the coding sequence GTGGTCCTCGGTGTCGCCCTGGCCGAGCGCGGGCTGTTCGACCGGACCGTGGAGATCCTCGACGACACCCACGTCCGGCTGCGGCGGCACCCGTTGGCGGAGGAGGCCGCGCCCGTCCTGCCCGGGTTCCTCGCCAACCTGGGACTGGCCCGGATCCTGTGCGGCGGGTTCGGCGCGGCCGAGGACCACCTGGAGGAGGCCCGTTCCCTGGCGTTGGATCGGGACCTGCACCTGTTGGAGCTGGTCACCCGGCAGAACCTGGGCTGTCTGGCACTGCGCAGGGGCGACGCCGCCGGGGCGATCGCCACGTTCACGGGCCTGGCGCACCGGCTGCCGACCGACCGGCGCGAGGCGCTGTGCGCCGACCTGGCGGAGGCCCTGCTGGCCGAGGGCCACCTGGAGGAGGCCGCGCTCACCCTGGCGGACGGCCCGTGGGCGCACGGCCGGTCGGCGCAGCCGGTCACCCTGCTGGTGGAGGCCAAACTGCGGCTGCTGCGCGGCGACCGCCACCGTGCGCGGGAGCTGGCCCGCCGGGTGCGGGAGACCCACGGCCCGGGGTCGCTGTGGTACCGCCTGGCCGTGCGGCTGGAGGAGATGGCCGAACGGGTGTGCGCGGCCCCGCTGGACTGGTCGTCCGCGTCGCCGCAGGAGCGGGCGCACGCCGCACTGGAACTGCGGCGGCCGGTGAGCGCCTCCGAGCCCGTCCCCCGCCTGGTCGCGGCGCACCGGGCGGTGGACGTGCAGCTCCCCCCGTGGCCCCCGGCCCCGCGGACGGCCGGTGGCGCACGGGCGGCCCGCACCGAACAGTCGCCCCCGGAACCGCGGGCGCCCCGGGCCCCGGGAGGACCCGCCGGTCACCGGCCTGCCGGCGGTGTGCACAGGGCCGGGGAGCGGCGGGCGGCCCCCGGTTCGCGGCTGACCCGTGAGTCGCAGGAGGTCCGCGGCCCGTGGGCCGCCTTCGCGGGGCCCGCCGAAGCGGACCCCCGTGTGCTCGGGGACCCGCAGGTGGCGCGGGCCGGGGTGGAGGTGTCGCTGGCGCGGGGCGACCTGCGCGGTGCGCTGGAGTGGGCCGAGTTCACCGTGCCCCCGGCGCCGCGGGTGCCGGCGGGGCGGTGCGACCCGGTGGTCGAGCGGTACCGGGAGGCGCTGGCGAACGGACGGGACCGGCACTGCCTGGTGTACGCGCGGCGGTGGGAGCGGGCGCGGTACGCGCAGGGTGCGGCCGCGCGGGAGTGCGCTCCGGTGGGCGCCCGGCTGGCCGGGCTGCTGGGCGGCCGGGCGTTCGTGCGCCTGGTGGTCGTGGGCGACGTGGTGGCGCTGGTCGTGGTCGAGGGCCGGGTGCACGCCCGGTCGCTGGGCCCGCCCGCGCGGGTGGCGCGGGAGTTCGGCGCGGCGCTGGCCCCCGTGCTGGAGCTGGTGGACGACCGGCCGCTGGTGGTCGCCGCCGACCCGCGGCTGGGCCACCCGCCGTGGGGCGCGCTGCCCGGGCTGCGCGGCCGGCCCGTCGCGGTGGTGCCGTCGGCGCGGGCGTGGGCGGACCGGGTGGTGCGTCCGCTCCCCCGGTGGCGGCGGGTGCTGCTGGCGGCGGGCCCGGCGCCGCGGGGCGCCGTCCGCGAGGTCGCCGACCTGGGCAGGGTCCACTCCCGGGCGCACCGGGCCGTGCGGGTCGGCGAGGTGGCGGCGGGCGCCGCGGGCTGCGACCTGGTGCACCTGTCCGGGCACGGCCGGGTGGCCGAGCGCTCCCCGCTGCTGTCGTCGGTCGCCCTGGCCGACGGTCCGCTGCTGGCCCTGGACCTGGTGTCGGCGGCGCCTCCGAAGGTGGTGGTGCTGACCTCGTGCGGAGCCGGGCGCTTCGCCGGGGCGCTGCTGGAGGCGGGGGTGCGCGCCGTGGTGGCCAGCCCGGCCCCGGTGCGCGATGCCGGGACCGGACGGGCCGTGGCCGGTTTCCACCGGGCGCTGGCGGCGGGCGCCGCCCCGCCCGAGGCGGTGGCCGCCCACCTGGGGCGGCACGGCTTCGTGTGTCTGGGGGCCTGA
- a CDS encoding RNA polymerase sigma factor, with amino-acid sequence MATSGLGLDDAELVRRAANGSREAWRDIVDRHLPMVNGIARSFGLSAPDREDVVQTVWLTLNLHLPRLREPHRLRAWLSRVTRDKCLRQRGRDARQYPTDPEEFARVDGNAPDPEAEYLRKERDEALHRAVDRLRDPAERRAALRILEPGSTPPPQDRRAAFNERRRMVRRLRNTLEDEI; translated from the coding sequence TTGGCCACAAGCGGACTCGGCCTTGACGACGCCGAACTCGTGCGCCGGGCCGCGAACGGCAGCCGCGAGGCCTGGCGGGACATCGTCGACCGCCACCTGCCGATGGTCAACGGCATCGCCCGCTCCTTCGGGCTGTCCGCGCCGGACCGCGAGGACGTCGTCCAGACGGTGTGGCTGACCCTCAACCTGCACCTGCCCCGGCTCCGCGAGCCGCACCGCCTGCGCGCCTGGCTGTCCCGGGTCACCCGCGACAAGTGCCTGCGCCAGCGCGGGCGCGACGCCCGCCAGTACCCGACCGACCCGGAGGAGTTCGCCCGCGTCGACGGGAACGCCCCGGACCCGGAGGCCGAGTACCTGCGCAAGGAGCGCGACGAGGCGCTGCACCGGGCGGTCGACCGCCTGCGCGACCCCGCCGAGCGCCGGGCCGCGCTGCGCATCCTCGAACCCGGTTCCACCCCGCCGCCGCAGGACCGCCGGGCCGCGTTCAACGAGCGCCGCCGCATGGTCCGCCGGCTGCGCAACACCCTGGAGGACGAGATATGA
- a CDS encoding DUF3145 domain-containing protein codes for MSARGVLYVHSAPAALCPHVEWAVAGVVGVPVKLDWVAQPAAPGNHRAELNWQGRPGTAGQVASALNTWQRLRFEVTEEGSPGCDGVRYSYTPSLGMFTAVTSAAGEVLVPEGRLRLAVEEAAAGGSDLASAIDRLTGRAWDEELEPFRYAGDGAPVRWLHAVG; via the coding sequence GTGTCCGCACGTGGCGTCTTGTACGTCCACTCCGCGCCCGCGGCGCTGTGCCCACACGTCGAGTGGGCGGTCGCGGGTGTCGTAGGAGTGCCCGTGAAACTCGATTGGGTCGCCCAGCCGGCGGCACCCGGCAACCACCGCGCCGAGCTGAACTGGCAGGGGCGGCCGGGGACCGCGGGGCAGGTGGCCTCGGCGCTGAACACGTGGCAGCGCCTGCGGTTCGAGGTGACCGAGGAGGGGTCGCCCGGCTGCGACGGCGTGCGCTACAGCTACACGCCGTCCCTCGGTATGTTCACCGCGGTCACCAGCGCCGCCGGGGAGGTCCTGGTACCGGAGGGCAGGCTGCGCCTGGCCGTGGAGGAGGCCGCCGCCGGCGGCTCCGACCTGGCCTCGGCGATCGACCGCCTCACCGGCCGCGCCTGGGACGAGGAGCTGGAGCCGTTCCGCTACGCCGGAGACGGCGCCCCCGTCCGCTGGCTCCACGCCGTGGGCTGA
- a CDS encoding DUF1707 SHOCT-like domain-containing protein, with amino-acid sequence MENRYRTRASDDEREQIVERLTTAFVEGRLDLVEYERRVESALSAVLIGELDGLIADLPAPAPPPLVPSAREEPRWEHADEWRWWLGIAVLLTGVWGAAVLIGGEPVPYWPLVPLGIWAAVLLASLIWPDEGEPL; translated from the coding sequence GTGGAGAACAGGTACCGCACACGCGCCTCCGACGACGAGCGCGAGCAGATCGTCGAGCGGCTCACCACGGCGTTCGTGGAGGGCCGCCTGGACCTGGTCGAGTACGAGCGCCGGGTGGAGTCGGCACTGAGCGCGGTGCTGATCGGCGAGCTCGACGGGCTCATCGCCGACCTGCCCGCGCCCGCCCCGCCGCCGCTCGTGCCGTCCGCCCGGGAGGAGCCCCGGTGGGAGCACGCCGACGAGTGGCGGTGGTGGCTGGGCATCGCCGTGCTCCTCACGGGGGTGTGGGGCGCGGCGGTCCTCATCGGCGGCGAACCCGTGCCGTACTGGCCGCTCGTCCCCCTGGGGATCTGGGCGGCGGTGCTGCTGGCCTCCCTCATCTGGCCCGACGAGGGCGAGCCCCTCTAG
- a CDS encoding 3'(2'),5'-bisphosphate nucleotidase CysQ family protein has translation MSELLSGTADGAAEGPGSAHPLAEAVAGAVTEVGALLREWRGDAEALRGVWEGDQFKAGADARAHRALSDRLTAIDPDIPVVSEEDPGSLARERPPRYWLIDPVDGTASYAHGFPGYVTQAALVIGDRPEVAAVYAPESRTLYTAVRGRGARRDGVPLPRHPAVPPGHGVLTDNTPEPRGIAARVAERFGYGGYLESGSISLKLCLIAEGTAHLFVKDVPVRDWDVAAPGLVLAETGGLLTRLDGTPFPYRGGYEHTGLVGGADPATCRTVARWLTAR, from the coding sequence GTGAGCGAGCTGTTGAGCGGAACGGCCGACGGGGCCGCGGAGGGTCCCGGGAGCGCGCACCCGCTGGCGGAGGCGGTGGCCGGAGCGGTCACCGAGGTCGGCGCCCTGCTGCGCGAATGGCGCGGGGACGCCGAGGCCCTGCGGGGCGTGTGGGAGGGGGACCAGTTCAAGGCCGGGGCCGACGCCCGGGCGCACCGGGCGCTGTCGGACCGGCTCACCGCGATCGACCCGGACATCCCCGTGGTCAGCGAGGAGGACCCCGGCTCCCTGGCCCGGGAGCGGCCGCCCCGGTACTGGCTGATCGACCCCGTCGACGGGACCGCCAGCTACGCGCACGGGTTCCCCGGGTACGTCACCCAGGCCGCCCTGGTCATCGGCGACCGCCCCGAGGTCGCCGCCGTGTACGCCCCCGAGTCCCGGACCCTGTACACCGCCGTGCGCGGCCGGGGCGCCCGCCGCGACGGCGTCCCCCTGCCCCGCCACCCGGCCGTCCCGCCCGGGCACGGGGTGCTCACCGACAACACCCCCGAGCCGCGCGGCATCGCCGCCCGGGTCGCCGAGCGCTTCGGGTACGGCGGCTACCTGGAGAGCGGCAGCATCTCCCTGAAACTGTGCCTGATCGCCGAGGGGACCGCCCACCTGTTCGTCAAGGACGTGCCCGTGCGCGACTGGGACGTGGCCGCGCCCGGCCTGGTCCTGGCCGAGACCGGGGGCCTGCTCACCCGGCTGGACGGCACGCCCTTCCCCTACCGGGGAGGGTACGAGCACACCGGGCTGGTCGGCGGGGCCGACCCGGCGACCTGCCGCACGGTCGCGCGCTGGCTCACCGCCCGATGA